A genomic segment from Cinclus cinclus chromosome 11, bCinCin1.1, whole genome shotgun sequence encodes:
- the SLC12A3 gene encoding solute carrier family 12 member 3 isoform X2, producing the protein MAELPIPDLPPARCSGRFTISTLLGIEEGGRGPYTPTEGSSCDSAQPTHLSSSTLCSRTFGYNTVDVVPAYEHYANSKGVGDPRKGRPSLADLHSILKPDPGHLRTPVSDLQQSNGLPEAGPEAGLEEAEGEPGRDSVPEPVRFGWVKGVMIRCMLNIWGVILYLRLPWITAQAGIALTWLIILMSVTVTTITGLSISAISTNGKVKSGGTYFLISRSLGPELGGSIGLIFAFANAVAVAMHTVGFAETVRDLLQEHNSLIVDPTNDIRIIGVITVTVLLGISLAGMEWEAKAQILFFLVILVSFINYLVGTVIPATAEKQAKGFFSYRADIFAQNFVPNWRGPEGSFFGLFSIFFPSATGILAGANISGDLKDPAVAIPKGTLMAIFWTTVSYLVLSATIGACVVRDASGSLNDSVAVGSPGCEGLACSFGWNFTACTQQQSCRYGLSNYYQSMSMVSGFGPLITAGIFGATLSSALACLVSAPKVFQCLCKDQLYPLIGFFGKGYGRNSEPIRGYMLTYVIAVGFILIAELNAIAPIISNFFLCSYALINFSCFHASITNSPGWRPSFRYYSKWAALFGAAVSVVIMFLLTWWAALIAFGIVIFLLGYVLYKKPDVNWGSSMQASSYNMALSYSVGLSEVDEHIKNYRPQCLVLTGPPNFRPALVDFVGTFTKNLSLMLCGNVLIGPRKQKMPESRLMADGHTKWLTKRKIKAFYTDVVAEDLRSGVQMLMQAAGLGKMRPNILVLGYKRNWRTASPQSLEDYVGILHDAFDFKYGVCLMRMKEGLNVSQVLQAHVNPTFEAAEHPKNGTGSKAAPGTGTEQQASTIFQSEQGKKTIDIYWLFDDGGLTLLIPYLLGRKKRWGKCKIRVFVGGQINRMDEERKAIVSLLSKFRLGFHEVHILPDINQKPRPEHIKRFDELIAPFRLNDGFKDEATVNEMRQGCPWKISDEEADKNRAKSLRQVRLNEILLDYSRDAALIAITPPIGRKGRCPSSLYMAWLETLSQDLRPPIILIRGNQENVLTFYCQ; encoded by the exons ATGGCTGAGCTGCCCATCCCAGATCTGCCCCCGGCCCGCTGCAGCGGCCGCTTCACCATCAGCACCCTCCTGGGCATAGAGGAGGGGGGCCGGGGTCCCTACACGCCCACCGAGGGGTCCAGCTGTGACAGCGCCCAGCCCACCCACCTGTCCAGCAGCACCCTCTGCAGCAGGACCTTTGGCTACAACACGGTGGATGTGGTGCCAGCCTACGAGCACTATGCCAACAGCAAGGGGGTGGGTGACCCCAGGAAGGGCAGGCCTTCACTGGCTGACCTGCATTCCATCCTCAAG CCTGACCCGGGCCACCTTCGCACGCCAGTGTctgacctgcagcagagcaaTGGCCTGCCGGAGGCTGGGCCGGAGGCcgggctggaggaggcagaaggGGAGCCAGGCAGAGACTCCGTGCCAGAACCTGTCCGCTTTGGATGGGTGAAGGGCGTCATG ATTCGCTGCATGCTGAACATCTGGGGAGTTATCCTCTACTTGCGCTTGCCCTGGATCACTGCCCAGGCAGGAATCG CCCTAACATGGCTCATCATCCTCATGTCCGTGACAGTGACCACTATAACTGGCTTGTCCATCTCTGCCATATCCACCAATGGCAAAGTGAAGTCAG GAGGCACCTACTTCCTCATCTCACGGAGCCTTGGGCCGGAGCTGGGTGGCTCCATCGGGCTGATCTTTGCCTTTGCAAATGCCGTGGCTGTGGCCATGCACACAGTGGGCTTTGCTGAAACTGTCCGGGACCTGCTGCAG gagcaCAATTCCCTCATCGTGGACCCCACCAATGACATCCGAATCATTGGGGTCATCACTGTGACGGTGCtgctgggcatctccctggctggcATGGAATGGGAGGCCAAG GCACAGATACTGTTCTTCCTGGTCATCTTAGTTTCCTTTATTAACTACCTGGTGGGGACAGTGATCCCAGCCACTGCTGAGAAGCAAGCAAAGGGCTTCTTTAGCTACCGAG CTGATATCTTTGCTCAGAACTTTGTGCCCAACTGGCGTGGACCTGAGGGCTCCTTCTTTggcttgttttccattttcttcccatCAGCAACTGGCATCCTGGCTGGGGCCAACATTTCGGGTGACCTGAAG GATCCTGCCGTGGCCATTCCCAAGGGCACCTTGATGGCCATTTTCTGGACCACTGTGTCATACCTGGTGCTTTCTGCTACCATTG GTGCCTGTGTGGTCCGAGATGCCTCAGGTAGCCTGAATGACAGCGTGGCCGTGGGCTCTCCGGGCTGTGAGGGACTGGCCTGCAGCTTTGGTTGGAACTTCACTGCCTGCACCCAACAGCAGAGCTGCCGATATGGGCTCAGCAACTACTACCAG AGCATGAGCATGGTGTCTGGATTTGGCCCCCTCATTACAGCAGGGATCTTTGGTGCTACCCTCTCCTCAGCATTGGCCTGCCTTGTCTCAGCCCCCAAAGTCTTCCAG TGTCTCTGCAAGGACCAGCTCTATCCTCTCATCGGCTTCTTCGGGAAGGGCTATGGGAGGAACAGCGAGCCCATCCGTGGCTACATGCTCACCTATGTCATTGCTGTTGGCTTTATCCTCATTG cTGAGCTCAATGCCATCGCCCCCATCATCTCTAacttcttcctctgctcctaCGCCCTCATCAACTTCAGCTGCTTCCACGCCTCCATCACCAACTCTCCAG GCTGGCGACCCTCCTTTCGGTATTACAGCAAGTGGGCTGCGCTCTTTGGAGCAGCTGTCTCAGTGGTGATCATGTTCCTGCTGACCTGGTGGGCAGCCCTCATTGCCTTCGGCATCGTCATCTTCCTCCTGGGATATGTTCTCTACAAAAAGCCAG ATGTCAACTGGGGCTCCTCCATGCAAGCCAGCTCCTACAATATGGCCCTCAGCTACTCAGTGGGGCTGAGTGAAGTGGATGAGCACATCAAGAACTACAG ACCGCAGTGCCTGGTGCTGACTGGCCCACCCAACTTCCGCCCAGCACTGGTGGATTTTGTGGGGACCTTCACCAAGAACCTCAGCCTGATGCTCTGCGGCAACGTGCTGATT GGACCACGGAAGCAGAAGATGCCAGAGTCCCGGCTGATGGCAGATGGCCATACTAAGTGGCTAACGAAGAGGAAGATCAAGGCTTTCTACACAGATGTGGTGGCTGAGGATTTGAGAAGTGGTGTCCAAATGCTCATGCAG GCTGCTGGCCTCGGGAAGATGAGACCTAACATCTTAGTGCTGGGCTACAAGAGGAACTGGCGGACAGCATCTCCACAGAGCCTGGAGGACTACGTGGGCATCCTGCA cGATGCTTTTGATTTCAAGTACGGTGTGTGCTTGATGCGGATGAAGGAAGGGCTGAATGTTTCCCAAGTGCTGCAGGCACATG TTAACCCCACGTTTGAGGCAGCAGAGCACCCCAAGAATGGCACTGGTAGCAAagcagccccaggcacaggTAC TGAGCAGCAGGCAAGCACCATCTTCCAGAGCGAGCAGGGCAAGAAGACTATTGACATTTACTGGCTCTTTGATGATGGAG GTCTCACGCTGCTCATCCCCTACCTCCTGGGGCGCAAAAAGCGGTGGGGAAAGTGCAAAATCCGTGTGTTTGTCGGCGGGCAGATCAACAGGATGGATGAGGAGAGGAAGGC GATTGTTTCTCTGCTGAGCAAGTTCCGCCTCGGCTTTCATGAAGTCCACATCCTCCCCGACATCAACCAGAAACCCCGACCAGAGCA CATCAAGAGGTTTGATGAACTCATCGCTCCCTTCAGGCTGAACGATGGCTTCAAAGATGAGGCCACAGTGAATGAGATGAGACAGGGCTGTCCCTGGAAGATTTCTGATGAGGAGGCTGATAAAAACAGAGCCAAG TCACTCCGACAAGTGAGGCTGAATGAGATTTTGCTGGATTACTCACGGGATGCAGCACTCATAGCCAT cactcCACCCATCGGCAGGAAGGGCcgctgccccagctccctctaCATGGCCTGGCTCGAGACCCTCTCACAGGACCTGAGACCCCCCATCATCCTCATACGAGGAAACCAAGAGAACGTGTTGACCTTTTACTGCCAATAA
- the SLC12A3 gene encoding solute carrier family 12 member 3 isoform X1 encodes MAELPIPDLPPARCSGRFTISTLLGIEEGGRGPYTPTEGSSCDSAQPTHLSSSTLCSRTFGYNTVDVVPAYEHYANSKGVGDPRKGRPSLADLHSILKPDPGHLRTPVSDLQQSNGLPEAGPEAGLEEAEGEPGRDSVPEPVRFGWVKGVMIRCMLNIWGVILYLRLPWITAQAGIALTWLIILMSVTVTTITGLSISAISTNGKVKSGGTYFLISRSLGPELGGSIGLIFAFANAVAVAMHTVGFAETVRDLLQEHNSLIVDPTNDIRIIGVITVTVLLGISLAGMEWEAKAQILFFLVILVSFINYLVGTVIPATAEKQAKGFFSYRADIFAQNFVPNWRGPEGSFFGLFSIFFPSATGILAGANISGDLKDPAVAIPKGTLMAIFWTTVSYLVLSATIGACVVRDASGSLNDSVAVGSPGCEGLACSFGWNFTACTQQQSCRYGLSNYYQSMSMVSGFGPLITAGIFGATLSSALACLVSAPKVFQCLCKDQLYPLIGFFGKGYGRNSEPIRGYMLTYVIAVGFILIAELNAIAPIISNFFLCSYALINFSCFHASITNSPGWRPSFRYYSKWAALFGAAVSVVIMFLLTWWAALIAFGIVIFLLGYVLYKKPDVNWGSSMQASSYNMALSYSVGLSEVDEHIKNYRPQCLVLTGPPNFRPALVDFVGTFTKNLSLMLCGNVLIGPRKQKMPESRLMADGHTKWLTKRKIKAFYTDVVAEDLRSGVQMLMQAAGLGKMRPNILVLGYKRNWRTASPQSLEDYVGILHDAFDFKYGVCLMRMKEGLNVSQVLQAHVNPTFEAAEHPKNGTGSKAAPGTVDPTTLASEQQASTIFQSEQGKKTIDIYWLFDDGGLTLLIPYLLGRKKRWGKCKIRVFVGGQINRMDEERKAIVSLLSKFRLGFHEVHILPDINQKPRPEHIKRFDELIAPFRLNDGFKDEATVNEMRQGCPWKISDEEADKNRAKSLRQVRLNEILLDYSRDAALIAITPPIGRKGRCPSSLYMAWLETLSQDLRPPIILIRGNQENVLTFYCQ; translated from the exons ATGGCTGAGCTGCCCATCCCAGATCTGCCCCCGGCCCGCTGCAGCGGCCGCTTCACCATCAGCACCCTCCTGGGCATAGAGGAGGGGGGCCGGGGTCCCTACACGCCCACCGAGGGGTCCAGCTGTGACAGCGCCCAGCCCACCCACCTGTCCAGCAGCACCCTCTGCAGCAGGACCTTTGGCTACAACACGGTGGATGTGGTGCCAGCCTACGAGCACTATGCCAACAGCAAGGGGGTGGGTGACCCCAGGAAGGGCAGGCCTTCACTGGCTGACCTGCATTCCATCCTCAAG CCTGACCCGGGCCACCTTCGCACGCCAGTGTctgacctgcagcagagcaaTGGCCTGCCGGAGGCTGGGCCGGAGGCcgggctggaggaggcagaaggGGAGCCAGGCAGAGACTCCGTGCCAGAACCTGTCCGCTTTGGATGGGTGAAGGGCGTCATG ATTCGCTGCATGCTGAACATCTGGGGAGTTATCCTCTACTTGCGCTTGCCCTGGATCACTGCCCAGGCAGGAATCG CCCTAACATGGCTCATCATCCTCATGTCCGTGACAGTGACCACTATAACTGGCTTGTCCATCTCTGCCATATCCACCAATGGCAAAGTGAAGTCAG GAGGCACCTACTTCCTCATCTCACGGAGCCTTGGGCCGGAGCTGGGTGGCTCCATCGGGCTGATCTTTGCCTTTGCAAATGCCGTGGCTGTGGCCATGCACACAGTGGGCTTTGCTGAAACTGTCCGGGACCTGCTGCAG gagcaCAATTCCCTCATCGTGGACCCCACCAATGACATCCGAATCATTGGGGTCATCACTGTGACGGTGCtgctgggcatctccctggctggcATGGAATGGGAGGCCAAG GCACAGATACTGTTCTTCCTGGTCATCTTAGTTTCCTTTATTAACTACCTGGTGGGGACAGTGATCCCAGCCACTGCTGAGAAGCAAGCAAAGGGCTTCTTTAGCTACCGAG CTGATATCTTTGCTCAGAACTTTGTGCCCAACTGGCGTGGACCTGAGGGCTCCTTCTTTggcttgttttccattttcttcccatCAGCAACTGGCATCCTGGCTGGGGCCAACATTTCGGGTGACCTGAAG GATCCTGCCGTGGCCATTCCCAAGGGCACCTTGATGGCCATTTTCTGGACCACTGTGTCATACCTGGTGCTTTCTGCTACCATTG GTGCCTGTGTGGTCCGAGATGCCTCAGGTAGCCTGAATGACAGCGTGGCCGTGGGCTCTCCGGGCTGTGAGGGACTGGCCTGCAGCTTTGGTTGGAACTTCACTGCCTGCACCCAACAGCAGAGCTGCCGATATGGGCTCAGCAACTACTACCAG AGCATGAGCATGGTGTCTGGATTTGGCCCCCTCATTACAGCAGGGATCTTTGGTGCTACCCTCTCCTCAGCATTGGCCTGCCTTGTCTCAGCCCCCAAAGTCTTCCAG TGTCTCTGCAAGGACCAGCTCTATCCTCTCATCGGCTTCTTCGGGAAGGGCTATGGGAGGAACAGCGAGCCCATCCGTGGCTACATGCTCACCTATGTCATTGCTGTTGGCTTTATCCTCATTG cTGAGCTCAATGCCATCGCCCCCATCATCTCTAacttcttcctctgctcctaCGCCCTCATCAACTTCAGCTGCTTCCACGCCTCCATCACCAACTCTCCAG GCTGGCGACCCTCCTTTCGGTATTACAGCAAGTGGGCTGCGCTCTTTGGAGCAGCTGTCTCAGTGGTGATCATGTTCCTGCTGACCTGGTGGGCAGCCCTCATTGCCTTCGGCATCGTCATCTTCCTCCTGGGATATGTTCTCTACAAAAAGCCAG ATGTCAACTGGGGCTCCTCCATGCAAGCCAGCTCCTACAATATGGCCCTCAGCTACTCAGTGGGGCTGAGTGAAGTGGATGAGCACATCAAGAACTACAG ACCGCAGTGCCTGGTGCTGACTGGCCCACCCAACTTCCGCCCAGCACTGGTGGATTTTGTGGGGACCTTCACCAAGAACCTCAGCCTGATGCTCTGCGGCAACGTGCTGATT GGACCACGGAAGCAGAAGATGCCAGAGTCCCGGCTGATGGCAGATGGCCATACTAAGTGGCTAACGAAGAGGAAGATCAAGGCTTTCTACACAGATGTGGTGGCTGAGGATTTGAGAAGTGGTGTCCAAATGCTCATGCAG GCTGCTGGCCTCGGGAAGATGAGACCTAACATCTTAGTGCTGGGCTACAAGAGGAACTGGCGGACAGCATCTCCACAGAGCCTGGAGGACTACGTGGGCATCCTGCA cGATGCTTTTGATTTCAAGTACGGTGTGTGCTTGATGCGGATGAAGGAAGGGCTGAATGTTTCCCAAGTGCTGCAGGCACATG TTAACCCCACGTTTGAGGCAGCAGAGCACCCCAAGAATGGCACTGGTAGCAAagcagccccaggcacag TGGACCCCACCACCTTGGCCAGTGAGCAGCAGGCAAGCACCATCTTCCAGAGCGAGCAGGGCAAGAAGACTATTGACATTTACTGGCTCTTTGATGATGGAG GTCTCACGCTGCTCATCCCCTACCTCCTGGGGCGCAAAAAGCGGTGGGGAAAGTGCAAAATCCGTGTGTTTGTCGGCGGGCAGATCAACAGGATGGATGAGGAGAGGAAGGC GATTGTTTCTCTGCTGAGCAAGTTCCGCCTCGGCTTTCATGAAGTCCACATCCTCCCCGACATCAACCAGAAACCCCGACCAGAGCA CATCAAGAGGTTTGATGAACTCATCGCTCCCTTCAGGCTGAACGATGGCTTCAAAGATGAGGCCACAGTGAATGAGATGAGACAGGGCTGTCCCTGGAAGATTTCTGATGAGGAGGCTGATAAAAACAGAGCCAAG TCACTCCGACAAGTGAGGCTGAATGAGATTTTGCTGGATTACTCACGGGATGCAGCACTCATAGCCAT cactcCACCCATCGGCAGGAAGGGCcgctgccccagctccctctaCATGGCCTGGCTCGAGACCCTCTCACAGGACCTGAGACCCCCCATCATCCTCATACGAGGAAACCAAGAGAACGTGTTGACCTTTTACTGCCAATAA
- the TMEM170A gene encoding transmembrane protein 170A, whose product MEGGEAGGGGLLQQILSLRLVPRMGNGTTTYSSPLSTFPEMWYGVFLWAVVSSLAFHVPAALLALFTLRHHKYGRFMSVSVLLMGIVGPITAGTLTSAAIAGVYRAAGKKMIPFEALIFGVGQTFCVVVVSFLRILATL is encoded by the exons atggagggaggcgAAGCGGGCGGCGGCGGTCTCCTGCAGCAAATCCTCAGCCTTCGCCTCGTGCCCCGCATGGGCAATGGCACCACCACCTACTCCAGCCCGCTCTCCACCTTCCCAG AGATGTGGTACGGCGTCTTCCTGTGGGCAGTCGTCTCCTCTCTTGCCTTCCACGTCCCGGCCGCGTTGCTTGCCCTCTTCACGCTCCGACACCATAAGTACGGCAGGTTCATGTCCGTGAGCGTCCTGCTGATGGGCATCGTGGGACCCATCACTGCCGGCACGCTCACAA GTGCTGCCATTGCTGGAGTTTACAGAGCTGCGGGGAAAAAAATGATTCCCTTTGAGGCCCTCATTTTTGGTGTGGGCCAGACGTTCTGTGTGGTGGTGGTTTCCTTCCTGCGCATTCTGGCCACTCTGTAG